The following nucleotide sequence is from Mangifera indica cultivar Alphonso chromosome 1, CATAS_Mindica_2.1, whole genome shotgun sequence.
AATATTGCAACATCTTTTGTGGCTGAAGATATCTCAAAGAATGCGAAGGAGTCTGCTTCAGGTGAAACTACATGAAAAAGTATTGAGTTCGTTGCCTATTTACTACCATTCAGTCAAAGCACTTGATCTGAAACTTGCTTCAAAGAACATGAACTTACTCTTGCAGATTGTAGCTTTACGAAGGCAAAGGACAATGATAAAAAGTTTCTTCCTTCTGTCTCTACTGCCTTAGTTTTAGCATTTGCAATTGGTGTCTCTGAGGCCCTAGCGATGTATTTTGGATCTGGAGTGTTTCTTAACATGATGGGAATATCATCTGTAAGTTGAACTTCTTTCAGTATATAACTTGTCTATAAGATTGGACCATGGTTCTGTGGTTTTTTCTTCAATGTTTCCACTGACtacatttataaactaattctaATTGTGGGATTACTAGCTTCTGTCTGTCACAGATCCCATTGTCCAGATATGCTGTTTGCCAACTCCATTATGAATTCGTTTAAATTTTACATACATCATTCGCCATTTAAAGTGAAAGGGGAGGACtatttcttaattgttttaatGGACAGGCTTCATCCATGCATGTTCCAGCACAACAATTTCTGTGTCTTAGAGCAATCGGTGCTCCTGCAGTGGTAGTTTATCTAGCCATTCAGGGCATATTCCGTGGTTTTAAGGATACAAGGACTCCTGTATTATGTTTAGGCAAGTTTCTGCTCTGCCTCCTGAGACTCTCACAAAATATAACATGTTGCATTTATATATTCCTAACTCAAACTAGAATAAAAGCTTCAGAGCAAATTATTGATTTCAATGATACTTTGCAGGATTGGGAAATTTTGCGGCTGTATTAATGTTCCCTATACTTATGAACTATTGTCAGTTGGGTGCAACTGGTGCAGCCATTTCAACTGTTATTTCTCAGTATGTTCTCCCACTGCTCTGAGTTTAATCTTCCTTAGCAATGCTAATTAAACTGATCAATACTGCTCTTTGCTTCCAATTTTTCAGATACATTGTTGCTTTCTTGATGATTTGGTATCTTaacaaaaggactgttttattGGTACCCAACATGAAAATTTTGCACTTTGCTGACTACCTAAAATCTGGTAACTGTCCTTCATTTAGCTACTAAAAATCAACTTACATTTTGCTCTTTATCATGCTACAATTATAATGAAATGAAACTTGTGTTCAGGCGGTTTTCTTCTGGGAAGAACTCTTGCTTGTGTCTTGACCATAACTTTGAGCACATCAATGGCTGCTCGTCAAGGAGCTATAGCTATGGCGGCTCATCAAATATGTTTACAAGTCTGGTTATCTATGTCCCTTCTTGCAGATGCACAAGCTGCATCTGGTCAGGTAAATTTTTCTTGCCCTCTGTCTCCCTCTTTCTCATCTTTCTGAAAGCATATTTCTTTACCAATCTGCTTCCATCATTTGCAGGCTCTCATTGCAAGTTATCTTGCTAAGGGACACTACAACACAGTGAAAGAGATAACACATTTCGCCTTAAAGGTTGCTCGTGTGCTTCGACGCATGGCTGCAGCTAAGCCAATTCTACTTACAAAATCCTCTTATTTCTCACAGAATTTGTGTTATGTTTCTGCAGACTGGATTGTTCACTGGTGTTTGTCTAGCCCTGATTTTTGGCACTTCTTTTAGTTACATAGCCACATGGTTCACCAATGACTCACAAGTACTTGGAGTAATCAGATCCATCATACTAGTATGTATCCGCAAACTCTGCAACTAGCTTCacttttgtttatatttgttaagCTTCAAAAGTTGATCAGATTAATGAGTTTCCATCCAAATTTTGTGCAGTTTCTCTGTGCCTGTGAGCCCATCACTTGTCTGGCTTACATTTTTGATGGTTTGCATTATGGTGTTTCTGATTTTTCATACATTGCCTTCACCACGGTAAACTATACACCTTTCAGTAAAAATTTACAGATGTTAATAAGTTTATAAACAGTGTTAAATCATTTCAAAATGGTATACAGATGGTGATAGCCGCAATTTCTTGTGCATTCTTGCTGTATGCTCCTAATGTCATCGGTCTTTCGGGCGTTTGGATCGGTTTGACCCTTTTCATGGGCCTGCGTGTAATTGCTGGATATATGAGGTACTAATTGTTCATATGGACATTGACTTATCGGAAGACGACAGggtttttagtttaaaatttcaacatttttctaattttaatcaGATTATATTCAAAGAATGGGCCCTGGTGGTTCTTACAGAAGGACGTGGCATCAAAACTTGAGGTatcacttttctttttcaatgttCATTTTCCTTCCTGAAGTAAGATTAAGTAGAGGTGGCAATTGCCCACACTGGCTTCACCATGGCTCATCAGACCTATAGATTAGATCAGGTCTAAAGTTTACACAGAAATAGATTTTATGGGCCAGTTTGactcataaaaaatataagactCATACCCCAACTCTACATATATAGGCCAAACTATTTTCCTATATTTCAGGTCGGGGCGACCTATGATCCGGTTTGACCCATTTAACTCCTCTAAATTTAGACTATTAGTGgcaataaattgatattataattaatttacatttcAGGTTGTCATCTAACTTGGAAGGTGATGATGCAGCAGGCAGCTTTTAGATGTTAATTAAGCTGTCTTATTTACCAGCAAATAAGTAAATTAAGTTTCAACTATATAAGAATATTGTCATTTCCATcgataatattatatgtaaaataatttgtataaatttatcaatgtgataatatattttttaaaataattttacagtaaaaaagataaataattatatcactcaatcacatattgTCACCATAGTCtgttaaataaattagtaaaatttatttatattttattttattcacataaggattttataatttgtttggtATGTATTTCCAATTTccataattgatttaatataaaataaaaaaaattataataagaaatgttaataacaaaataaaatagaataaagtACTTTCAATATGTAACTCTTCGTCGTGGTGGAAGTAGAACTCAAACCTAGATCAGGCCTTGACCTGGTCAAGGGTTCGAGAGTTCAAGATTCGGTCTAGTGGAGTGGAGTTCAGCAAGAGGGggtttaaaaataaagatttccGAGTTTAGATACACACTTTGCAGTGAGGAATGACTTGAGAGGGAACTTAACAGAGAATGGCGGTGAGCACGTGTGGGAAACTAAGAGCTGGTGGGATGATTTGTTGATTATTGGCTGATTTACgaatctttttatttgagtctgcTCTACGCTACAAGCCCCAAGCTTTATTTTGGAAGGGaaaaagaactatttttcatccaacttgtaggtcattctcaaacctatattcatgagagatgaaaaatctcaattttcaCCCATAGccaaacttttgttaattttgtttgttaaaggtaagagtaaaatagttattttactgtttatattaaaaagttataaagtttattattctTTGTCCCTctctcaggttttaaaaattaacattttatatttacctaaagtttttaaactttaaaaaccaacatttttacccccaaacatagggtttccatattttttaaaactcaaccGCCCCCCATagctttcaaaaatagcagtttcatcctcattcttcaacttcatcttccgatgTCGTCTtcagcctcctccttctcctagtACGACGGTGGTGGTacaatgaagagatcttcatctcctcgttgCACGGTACAacaaagagacagagatctcttcgtagCACCACCCAGAcaacgaaggacgactcttcgtcgCTTGTTGCACCATCCAGAAGCGACAACGAAGGACGACAaagcgtcgtctagatctgggcgacaaagggtcatccttcgtcgttCTTTGCAATCGAAGATAAAAGATTGGTGGAATGCATTGGCCATCgatggtggccagagaaggaagcaaatcttaggagtgaaatctaaacttttcagaCTTTGAGAATGGGTTGAGgcgttagtttttaaaacctacaggggggaaatgataaaatttaaagtttataagtaaaatgatgattttactcgtctctaactgaaattttagACGATAATTTCGTCACGGGTGAGAAttggggtttttcatctcccgtgagtataggtttgagaatactctaaaatttgggtgggaaatagtccttttcccatttTGGAAAGGCCGGGGAACTAATTCCCACTCAAAGTTGGCTGATTTTccaagtttttattatttaattataaaaattttatttatctattcataaaCGGTTAAAGTTAGTAAAACTCTAatcctttaatattttatattattttttcctcctaaattttaaaaactaacaatttctctctaagtcaagttttaaaaaataatatttttctccttagggtttagttttcaattttctatGGCATCTCTAATGCTATCATCAATAGCCTCTCCTCCTTAATGCTTCATATTCCTTTGGTGGTGTCTCTCTCATCATTTCTCCCTCCTCCAACTGGTTATTCAAGCCTGAAAGACAAAGAGCTTTATCGTAAGGATCTTGTCTTCGTCTAGAAAGATGGtcgtcttcctagaagaagacaagtcatctagaagaagaagatgactcGACATCTTTTGAGAAGAAgatttgtcttcccagacgagtaATGCACGACCGTTGGAGGGAGAAGAGATGCCGAGGCAAATTACTAGCGGAAGAGGAACTATTATGAGAGAGAAATTGTCGGAGATGGTGGTGGAGGAAATGGCCAGagattgaattaaactttaaggggggaaatgattttttaaaatttgatttaagggAGGAATTGCTACTTTTTGAAGTTTAGAGtttaagaggaaaaagagataaaatttttgtttatttttaatattatggattaaataacaattttatttttaaaattaataaatataacagTTCATAGGTAAacagaatttttaaaattaataagtggaaatttgtgaaaataacattatttgggtgggaattagtcccTTGGCCTTTTGGAAAACATGACGAAGTCTGGTGTATGTGTTTAGAGTTAAACGGATCGCTTATGTACCCAAATCAGTTATGATCATTATGAATTTGTTGAGGTTGAACAGATAATGAACCATGTCAGGGACACATGCACCACCAGGGACAGGATAATGCTGCGACGAGACGGGTGGAAAGATCAATATTTAGACGGGGATTTCTAATCTTCCCCTTAACAGGGAAGAGATGAGGATACAGACGACTTTCATCAAACTGCCCATTCTGCAAAATTgttcattttcattataatatatatatatatatatatatatataaaagacagattaaattaaaaaaaatataaccaatCAGAATTGTGTGACAAATTGTTGCAGTGGATGTCTCGcaattatgagaaaaaaattaatagattaccTGTCGTCCGAAAGTTTGTAGGAACTGTGCTTACATACATAGGCCTACCACAAATGACCAAAAATGGCGGGCTTGTGGGCGTTGATTTGGAAGGAAAACTGGTTTCTCTCTATCACAATGCTGGAATTCCCATGATTTCCAGCGGCTTCAAGATTGGAGATGGTCTGTGTTGTGGTTCCATAGACAATCACTGTATTCTGTGTCTTGACTTGAATCGATATCTTGTCATATGAATAGTATCTCAGTGTCATCACAGATGGTATCACTTTCAGCTGCATTATGACATTTTCAACACAAACGGAAACACCATGgacaaattaaacatttaataagGCTCTGGTGTACagtaatttcttcaaattactGTAGGGTCTAAATTGTCATTTCTGGTACTACTGGGGCAACACTGAAGAAAGTATAAGGACTCAtcgaatcaattttttttaaataacaaattatatttgcACTTGGCCCATGAAACCAGGGAGGCAAACCCATGGATTTTGAGCCCAAATAGAGAGCGCCCAGGCCCGGCTTGGCTACTCAGCTTGGCCCATAGAAGCTTTATCTATAGCACAGTCTTATCTGTTCATTCTACAGACTAAAGCTCCATCGACGACGCATCGCCAGTTCTCCGTTTACGAAAGCTCTACCTCATCATCCTAGCCAAGGCAGCTCACTTCACGAACTCGTCACCCTACGCAACTCTCAGCTTCGATTCTACCCACAGTTGGCTGCCATTTTATCTAATGGTGCACTTTTTAGCTTCTTCCTCTTTTAATATAGATTGTGAATAAgttattataagatattttacCTTCATTTCGTTGCTATTTGTGacatttttactttttgaagatttttaatGTTTCCATTGTATGGTGGAGCTTAAACTCTGTTGCTGAAGAATCTTTTGATTGATAATTTCCCTTTCTTGGTTTTCAAATAGCTCTGGTTGATgattatcttttctttttgggtttCTTTAGCTCAATCTAATCAATAGTGATTTGGAAAATTCAGAACATAAGATAGTGCAGTGAAAAATGCATAATagaatttattacttttttttgtaAAACTTGTTTGCTCATGTCAAAGCCCAATGTATGTTGCTAAGTCGTGACAATGTGTTGGAAAATTTATGCACTACCAATATCATATATCTCGAAATAGTGTCTTCATTTGGAGTTTGAGTTGGCAACCAAACTGATGGGATGTTTACTGCACAGAtatgttaaatttgaaatctaGTTTTCTGGGCTAAATCCTTAAGAGCCTTTTGCAGAATATTCTATTTGAAGAGGTATACATAAATATTGccagagaatttttttttttttcacatgaaTCTTTTTTAACTAATAGTATGCTTATTATGAAGGATCAAAGGAGAGAATAGGCTGAGAGggaaacaaaaatgataaaagcCTTATCGAATCCCCACAACAGGGAGATGGCCATCAGGAAGAGGATTGCGAGCATGTAGATCTCTCTCTGCTTGAATTTGTTATTAGATTCACGTGGATGTGGTTAAGTCATTTCCTTTGATAATGTTATGATAAACAACTGCATATTTTAGAATCATCAGTAACAACATGTGGGTAATATTTGTCTATAGCATGAACTTCAAGAGTCATCAGTGATatgattttttacttttattctttttcaaagtACACCTTGGTATCAGTTTTCATACACTTTGGAATTACTAATTGTGCTTTCTTTTTTGCATTAACATTAACAAGTAGCTAGTGAGTTTGGGTCATAGTACAACCAATATTTCTGTGTCATGGACACATGATTTTCCTTGTTATTGCTGATTTTTCCAGCCCATTctattaattacttttttttttttgattacTGAAAAGGCAGTACTATTTAGCATCATTGATGCCAACAGACTAAACAGTTTTcaattttatagatataataaaCGAGAAGATGATTTTCCATCATTGAGAGAATACAATGATTACTTGGAGGAAGTGGAGGATATGAGTAAGAACTCTGGTTATCCAAATTATCTATCACACTGAGATTCCAATTGCAAGAGAGCTATTATAACATGAAAGCCTTATGTTGCAGTATTCAACTTGATTGAAGGAATAGACATACAAgctattgaagaaaaaattcaacaataccaaaaagaaaatgcTGAACTTATAATGATCAATCAAGCTCGAAAGGTATTTGTGTTGTAATAATTTTCTTACAATAAAGATCCTCCACAATTTCAATTATGACAGATGATTAAATTTGGCCTTTCTTCTTTGATTTATGTCGCAGAGATTACTGTGAATCTATGTTCTCTGTTTGAATCTAGCCTTAGTTACTTTGAGATATTATCTACAAAAATTTGCTTAGAAGTTATTAATTGTAGTAATATTGATCCTAATCAAACAGGCAGAAGAATTAGCTGCAGCTCTGGCAGCAAGCAAAGGAAATCCTGCACAGAATGATATTGAAGGGGTGAGGATGAGAttgttttatgtataattagTTATGCTTTTTCTTGATTATTGAGTCTTACGCTTTTTATTAACCACTTGAGTCTACTCCTAGCTATGTGGATTAACAGAAGTCactaattattttacaaatttgttaCGAGTCATGTGTACTTCATTATGGgtagatttttttctttctttctttcaaattggTTTATGTAATGCGGAACGAGATTACTTGTCACTAGATTGATCTACTTGTGTCATTATTGCTACCTTAAAGCATGTGAAAGATATTGAAATTTCATAGTTTGGACTACTTTCCAATATTGAACTTTTACTGTTTAATATATACCCatcctataaaaaaataaaataaaattgtaaaccTCAAAAAACAGGTTTGTctagaaatgaagaaaaaggaGCCATCTTCAAACTCCTTTGTAATAGAAGCACtgagaaaggaaaagaagtaTATTCTATCCCACAGATTATGAACCTTGTCTTTTGTTTCCCTATTATATATACTGCACTCCTGCCAAATAACCCAAAACAAGGCCAACACTGATCACTTCCATAAGTGTTTGTCTTCCATTTTGCCTTTAGTTGGTACTTTGTTCAATctgtatttatataaattttttaatttatccaTGTTATCCTACATGCAAATAGAAAGCCTTCTTTTTCAGTAAAGCATGCTGGTATGAGCAACTATGTGAATTTTTACTGTGCACTGAAAGCCTTAATGCTGTATATTGTGAAAACTCATGCAAGGTTCGAAGGCCTTGTAAATCTTGGAGTCCAATATAACATGAATCGTACTTATCTATTTCTTGAAGTTAAATGCTTATTTTGATGTTTATTTTGTGTAAGCCAGCTTGTTGCATATCTTGCATGTAAGGCTAGGTGCATCTGGTTGCCATATTATACCTGGTGTGGGATTATATAGCCCTGCAAAAACAATTCTATATAGGACTGCCTTTTCGCGAGTATTGCTCTATCTAAGCACTATTTTTACAAACTCTTTCTTCTGCTTTTCCTAGCTGAGGATGACAATTAAGACAtgcattttagatttaaaatctAGGAATGACATCTTTCACATGGATAATCAGTTTTCATTTTTCCATTGCCATGTTTTTACTAGCTTTCAAGCTCGAACATTCACTGATgaaaatttctgaagaattatCTTCTAATCTTCTTTTTATTTCCCTGATCCCGATCTGCCCTTAGTGGGAATTCAGGAGTCTTGGagattttatcttaaaaattattcttcAAGTTTCTattcattattcttttatttttttccttaaattctCCTTTAactttatttactaatttgttttgttGCTGAGACAGGCCCCAGGCCAGAGTTCTCAGGCAGGCATTGCTGTTGGTACACAGGGACAATATGCTCCTACACTTGCTGGAGGGCAGCCTCGGCCTACGGGCATGGGCCCACAACCAGTACCACTTCCAGGGGGCCTGGACACTCATGGTTATTCTTTTGATGACGAGGAAATGATGAAGCTCCGAGCTGAGAGGGGTGGATTGGCAGGAGGATGGAGTATAGAACTGAGCAAGAAGAGGGCTCTTGAGGAAGCCTTTTCAAGCATTTGGATTTAATCTCTCAGCACATAACCCTTATGTAGTGAAGGCATCAGGATCGATTGCCCAAACACAATTCATCATCAGAATAGAGTAACAAATATCTCTTCCTTCGGACTTCAACATGTAGCTGAACTAGTTATAATCATTTCAAATGACATATTTCACACATAATTTGGGAGCAAAAGGACTGATGCCCTCATGTAGGCTATGTAACAAAGTATCATTTCCACAAATTTGCTTACAAAACCCATTAAAGGTTAGTGATAAATTTGCCTTTTCATTGGTCTATGAAAGAACGTTATTGTCACTATGAGATGATAATGTCTTTgtgaagaacaaaaaaattgaaagatccATTAATATGAGATTGCAAGTTTTTTGAGTGTAACTGCATACTTAGTTGCCACTCATTATTGCACCCCAATACCATATGAAATCATTACAAACTCAATATTAGGCATAGTTTTGCCCGTAATTAGAACAATTTTTTAGGATTTGTTGATAATATAGCACGCATAGGCATGCCTGATAACATTCACCATATATCATGGAAAAGATGTTGATTAGATTGGAGCAATAAAAAATGCATCTATTTTTTATAGTAGATATTGAACTATAAAGAGAAGCTTCAACTCTTCTAAtaaggaatatatatatttagatttaCAAATAATGCTGTGTGCACAAACTTTATGCacagaaaaattatacaaactgaTGAGGTGCTGATGTGGCAAATGTTTTTAACAGATGACATCTGCCACTTCAGTTTCATCTCaatctttgtaatttttatgtaCAGACAGactgtacatataacattacttttatatttaaacagtGCAAAATGAAGTGGTGAACTTGTTTTCTCTACTTTTGCTGACTGGTAATGGGAACTCAAGATGATTAACAAGCCAGAGTCCACATATCCATCTCTCTTGGCATCTAAATTTATTGTTTCAAGATCAGCATCCATCTTCTATCAAATCATCAAGACAAGAAAACATCTGACATATTTATGGACATGGTGTAGGGTTATTGATACTAGTAGTTCCTTCTAACTTTGTTGCTTGCAGTGTTAGTCTCTGAATTCAAGATCCAAAGTATTTCTTCTCAACAAAAACAACTGTTCGGTTCTGGAAGCCGGGCTCCCTCCAAAGAGAAGAACCGCGTCAGCCCCTTGAACAAAAACTTAGATAATTCATTTCACAAGAAGAAGCTTTCAATAAAAATGTATGGAGATGTCAAAGGAAATGCATAGGTAGAAATCATGAATCCAAACCGAAACTGATTCTAATCAGAGTCTCAGTCTCACAAAGAGGGGGGGGTGGGGGTGGTGGGTGGTGTGTGTTGTGGTTGTGGGGTGGATGATCGGAACCCATTTCTAGGACTACTAAATCAgtatacaaaaataatcaacCATTTCCCGTACACATGGTTAAGTTAAAAGACATCatcttttaacttaatttgagaTTTATTTAGACAAGAGAGGTAATTTCAATTGTAGTTTGAGGAAAATCGGACAATAAATAAGATTGAGAggtgaaatgaaaaatatatgggCATGGCTAAAATCCCAGAATTAATCCAGAAGTACTCTCTTGGCaagaaaagtaaataaaaactATGTTCTCAATCTAAAGCTGCTAGGACTGCATCCGTCACTTCTTGAGTGGTGCTGGTTCCTCCAAGGTCTTTTGTCCTGTACTTGCCTTCCAATATTACTCGTTTGACAGCGGTTTCTAACCGATCAGCAAATGAGGGAAACTGGAGATGTCTCAGCATCATGGCGGATGAAAGAAGCAATGCTACAGGGTTTGCTTTCTTTTGTTCCACTATATTCTCATTGCCCACATTTCCCGCAGAAGCACCTTGCTCAAATATAGCATGATCAGCCCCAACATTGCCTGCAAACCACAGTGCCAATCacaatcaaatttaaaccaGAAATATAATTCCTAAAATGCAGTGAGAtattttctctatatatatgtttagaaggggaaaatgaaaggaagaccaaaaaaaaaaggcacaCTATCCCAATACTAAAAaccaaagaataaaataaacaacTTCTTAATAAGTAATACACGTAATAAGCAATATGAAATAAGAGAAACATTATCAAACTTTTGAAGATAAGACATAATAGTATCTGTTAGTGAAGCTATCTTATCATAATTTTACGATGATTGCAGCAGAACAAAACCAATTAAAGGGATCTGCATATCCACTATAGTCAACTAAATACCACTATACCGGTTAAACAACTTCATaagcaaaatatatttcataaaatagATTCCAGAGAAGTTTCCAAGAGGTGGCATACAACAAGAGAGAccatttttcattctttaaaggaaaaaactgaaaaaaagagCAAGGAGAGAGTCCTCTGGTCTTGAACATTAGTCTGTGATGAAAGGAGAGAGACCAAGACAGATGCCCACTAAGAGTTTAAGCTCTCAAAGCCTGGGATAGGACATGGTGTTTCACTTATTGCCAAGCCTCAGATTAAGTTACTCTTTGCAAAGCTTTCTGACAGGAGGTAACTTATGGTATGAGACTGACATACAAGTGCAATTTCTCACCAACAAAACTGGCAAATTTCTCTCACATACTACATATTTCCACTTTgattttaaactcaatttcaTTTCTgcttaaattgtttaaaatcatTGATCTTTCTACCCAGGAACAGAAGCTAATGATTTTAACATAACAAGTTAACACTCTTGATTCGAAATGGTGGCATGTGTAAGATGAAACTCAATTGCTTTGATTACTTGTACtccttttttaaactattgtCAGTACATCTTCTTTAGTTTCTCATAAGAAAAGAACACTTGATCCCTTTAATCAAAGCAGCTCCTTCCAGTCTCCCATTCCTATGTAATCTCTAGTAATGCTACAGTAGCAAAACACTTTGAACTGTTACACATTTACAGACTAAACTCTATTCACAATCCTGTAAAAGTATCCCGCATTCTGTAATATAAACATGTAGTCAATTACATTATTAGAATTTCTCATCCCACAAATGATAACACAAATAAGAATTCAACAACAAAAATTCAATGAAGACAAAGCTTCTTCATTTAACACATTAAATTTAacctttatctttcttttttacagACATACAAGCTTAATTGGCATTAGAATGCGATCAAACTAACCGATTTTAGACAAGTTAGCTATATGATACCCAGTTTCTGAGAAGCAATTGCCATAAAGAGGGACGTTAATATAATTCAACACAATCAAATCAATACAGAGGGAAAACTCAGTTCTCATACCTCCAG
It contains:
- the LOC123203363 gene encoding uncharacterized protein LOC123203363 isoform X1, whose amino-acid sequence is MIKALSNPHNREMAIRKRIASIYNKREDDFPSLREYNDYLEEVEDMIFNLIEGIDIQAIEEKIQQYQKENAELIMINQARKAEELAAALAASKGNPAQNDIEGAPGQSSQAGIAVGTQGQYAPTLAGGQPRPTGMGPQPVPLPGGLDTHGYSFDDEEMMKLRAERGGLAGGWSIELSKKRALEEAFSSIWI
- the LOC123203363 gene encoding uncharacterized protein LOC123203363 isoform X2; protein product: MIFNLIEGIDIQAIEEKIQQYQKENAELIMINQARKAEELAAALAASKGNPAQNDIEGAPGQSSQAGIAVGTQGQYAPTLAGGQPRPTGMGPQPVPLPGGLDTHGYSFDDEEMMKLRAERGGLAGGWSIELSKKRALEEAFSSIWI
- the LOC123210247 gene encoding protein DETOXIFICATION 45, chloroplastic-like, translating into MTVSQLMGGPSYGITGSSFERRAIKKLGKPFVGKGAAKAHQTFRFAGTNRGGFSFNNVIKCCGSISSQDTSDFIRISPSVGEFASNSGAELSKEKFESRVALANSQSPSQNVKMDLIMLSLPAIAGQAIEPLAQLMETAYIGKLGALELASAGISVSIFNILSKVFNIPLLNIATSFVAEDISKNAKESASDCSFTKAKDNDKKFLPSVSTALVLAFAIGVSEALAMYFGSGVFLNMMGISSASSMHVPAQQFLCLRAIGAPAVVVYLAIQGIFRGFKDTRTPVLCLGLGNFAAVLMFPILMNYCQLGATGAAISTVISQYIVAFLMIWYLNKRTVLLVPNMKILHFADYLKSGGFLLGRTLACVLTITLSTSMAARQGAIAMAAHQICLQVWLSMSLLADAQAASGQALIASYLAKGHYNTVKEITHFALKTGLFTGVCLALIFGTSFSYIATWFTNDSQVLGVIRSIILFLCACEPITCLAYIFDGLHYGVSDFSYIAFTTMVIAAISCAFLLYAPNVIGLSGVWIGLTLFMGLRVIAGYMRLYSKNGPWWFLQKDVASKLEVVI